AAATTGTTCCAGCTGATGGACGAACAAGTCCTGAAATAGTACGAAGGATAGAGGTTTTACCAGCACCATTAGCGCCGATAAGAGTTACAACTTCACCTTCATTAACCTCAAAGCTAACATCTTTAACAGCTTCGATAACACCGTAGTTAACGGAAAGATTTTTTACTTCTAACATTGCCATTAAGCTTCACCTCCAAGGTAGGCTTCAATTACACGCTTGTTATTACGAATTTCTTCTGGTGTACCATGAGCAATCAAACGACCGTACTCCAATACGTATATACGCTCCGTCACTTCCATAACCAAGCTCATATCGTGTTCGATCAAGATGATCGTAATACCAAATTCTTCTTTGATCTTACGGATAAGTTGGGTCAATTCTGCCGTTTCTTGTGGGTTCATACCAGCTGCTGGTTCATCCAAGAAAAGAATTTTTGGTTCAGTCGCAAGGGCACGAACGATTTCCAAACGTCGTTGTTGACCGTAAGGAAGGTTTTTAGCTAATGTATCTGCATCTCCATCCAAATCGAAGATTTTCAAAAGTTCAAGCGCTTTTGTTTTCAACGCTTCTTCATTCTTATAGAATGCTGGAAGACGGAAGAAACTTGCAAATACTTCTGATTTACCATGGTTGCCAAGACCAATCAAAACATTTTCCAAAACGGTCATATTTTTGAACAAACGAATGTTCTGGAAAGTACGACCAAGACCAAGCGAAGCAATTTTTGATGGTGCTTTACCGTTCAAAATAGTCCCTGCAAGAGAAATTGTCCCCTCGCTTGGCTCATAAACACCTGTCAAGAGGTTGAAAAGAGTCGTTTTACCAGCACCATTTGGACCGATAAGACCAACCAATTCCCCCTCATGAAGTTCCATGGTCACGTCACCAACGGCAGTCAGGCCACCGAAGTTCTTGGTTAAATCTTTTACTTCAAGTAATGCCATTACTTAACCTCCTTCTTCTTGAGTAGAGCTGCTACGCTGAATTCCTTAGTTCCCAAAAGACCTCCAGGACGGAAAATCATCAAGAGAATAAGAGCTAATGAATAGATAATCATTGAAATATCAGAGTAACTCTTGAGGAATACGTTCAAAATACCAAGTACAATGGCTGCTACAAAGGTACCTGTGATAGAGCCCAAACCACCCAATACAATGATAATCAAAACGTTAACGGAGGTCATAAAGGCAAAGTCTTTCGGAACAATTGTCCCAACGTATCCTGCATGGAGACCACCTGCAATGGCTGCCGTCATGGCACCAAATACAAAGGCTGAAACTTTCACAAATGTTGGATTGACACCTACAGATTCTGCCGCAATTTCATCCTCACGAACAGAAATTGTAGCACGTCCCATCGGACTGCGCAAAAAGTTAACTGTCACCAAGGTTGTGATGATTACAAAAATATAAACTAAAGGCCAGCTTGTAAAGAGTGGAATAGACATAATACCTGCTGCACCATTCGTTACACTACCACCATTGATAATTAAAATACGAATAATCTCTGCAACACCAAGAGTCGCAATTGCAAGGTAGTCACCTTTCAAACGAAGGGTTGGAATACCAACTAAAAGAGCTACTGCACCTGAGATTAACATCCCAACAATCAAGGCGATAGCAAATCCACCATAAGTTGGCATCATTTTCCCAAGAATACCTACTGCATAAGCACCAATAGCCATAAAACCAGCATGACCAAGTGAAAATTGACCTGAGAAACCAACAATCAAGTTTAAACCAACTGCCAAGATAATTTGAATACCGATTTGCTGAACAATCTGGATGTAGTAAAAATTCAGAATCCCTGCTGATACAAGACCTTGAATAAGCCCAAAACCAGCCAATAAGATAGCCAACCAAATCGCATTAACTTTTAAATTTTGCTTCATGGTTACACCTTCTCTTTCACATTTTTACCAAGAATACCACTTGGACGCACCAAGAGGATGATGATCAAAACAGTATATACGATCGCATCACGGAAAGTATCGAATTCAATCACATAGGTGAATGTTTCGATGATACCGATAACGAAGCCACCAAGTGCAGCACCTGGAATAATACCGATACCGCCCAATACTGCCGCTACAAAGGCTTTCAAACCTGGAGTCATCCCCATCAAAGGCTCAATCTGGTTGTAGTAGAGACCTAGGAGAACACCCGCAGCACCCGCAAGAGCTGACCCAAGAGCAAAAGTAAAGCTGATTGTACGGTTTACATTGATCCCCATAAGCTGAGCTGCATCGCTATCTACAGAGACCGCACGCATGGCTTTCCCCATTTTTGTACGTTTGACAATTAATTGAAGAGCGACCATCAACGCAAGCGATACACCAAGAATAATCAACTGGATATTGGTAACAGAAACTGGACCAAGGTTAAAAGTCACAGCTTCGATTGCTTGTGGAAAGGCTTTTACGTCTGCTGTAAAGAATTTAATCATAGTGTATTCCAAGAAGAAGGATACACCGATAGCCGTAATCAAAGCTGCTATACGCGTTGAATTACGCAAAGGACGATAGGCTAAAAACTCTATAACGACACCGAGAATAGCCGTCCCTACCATCGCTAGAATGAGGGCAACAAAGAAACGCGTTCCACCATCTGCAATAAAAGTTAAATTATTTAATAGGAAGTACCCCATAAAAGCACCCATCATATACAAATCACCATGGGCGAAGTTAATGAGTTTGATAATTCCGTACACCATGGTATAACCAAGGGCCAAAAGGGCATAAACAGAACCAAGAATCAAACCATTGACAAGTTGTTGAAGCATAGGTTCACCAATCTTTCTAAATATTTTTCGAGCTCAATAGCATTGTTACATTATACAAAATTTTCTGAAAATAAGCAAGTTAGATAGAGAGTTTAATCATTAAAATTACAGAAATTTTAACCAAATTTTATATCCGCATGTATACTATTCTACACATTCTGACAAGTGAAAAAGAGGGAATTCCCTCTTTTCATCCACTATTAGTCAATAGAGATAGTATCTACAGACGATTCTTCTCCGTTTGTTAAACCAACAACATAAACTGATTTAACGACATTGTGCTCTTTGTCAACAGACATTGTACCAGTCACACCTTCAAAGTCTTTCAGAGCTGCAAGATTAGTCTTCACTGCTGCTGAATCAGCTGCACCTTTTGCTGCTTCTGCTGCCATGTAAACTGAGTCGTAAGCTAGAGCTGAGAACATTGATGGCTCTTCATTGTATTCTTTCACATAGGCATCATAGAATGCTTTTGCTTTTTCACTTGCTGATGTTACAAATCCAGAAAGGTAGTAAACATTTGATGCTGCTGATGCAGTTGCCAATTCAGTAAATTGTGGTGAGTCAAAACCATCTGAACCAAGAATTGGCTTGTCAATACCCAAACCGCGTGCTTGCTTCACAATTGTACCTGTTTCATTGTAGTAACCAGGCATGATGATGGCATCAAATTCTTTATCTTTCAATTTTGTCAAAGCAGCTTGGAAATCCTTATCGCCAGAAGCAAATGTGATTTCTGAAACGATTTCTCCTTTGTAAGCCTTCTTGAAAGCCTCTGCTACACCCTTACCATAATCAGAAGAGTTGTCAAAGTAAAGAACAACTTTCTTAGCTGACAAGTTCTCAGTAGCGTATTTAGCCATAATTTGACCTTGATACCCATCTGTAAAGGTTGTACGGAAGAAGTATTCTTGTACCTCACCTTTATCGTTCACAACCAAGTTTGTTTGAGTTCCTGAAGGAGTAATCATAGGAACACCAGCAGATGTCAATGCTGGAATAGAGGCTGCTGAAGCTCCTGATGTAGCAGGACCAATCACAACGTTTGCCCCTTCACTTGCCAAGCTTGTTGCAACAGTAGCTGCCTCTGCTGTTTCAGACTTGTTGTCTTTTGTAATCACTTCGATTTTTTTGCCGTCAATACCACCCGCAGCATTGATTTCTTTCACGGCAAGGTTGGCACCTTTTTCCTCTGTTTGACCATAGGATGAAACAGCACCTGACAACTCCAAGTTGTAGCCGATTTTAAATGTATCACCTACAGAAGAACCTGCGGCTGAAGTATTGGTTGTCGAAACATTACCACATGCAGCAAGTAGAGCTGCAGAGGCAAATGTAGCAAGCGCTACTGCAAATTTTCTTGTTTTCATGAAAACTCCTTAAATCTTTCTTAAATTTTACGATGTATCTAATATACTGAATTATCTGAAAATTGTCAACAAAAAAAGAAAAAATTTTTAAAATAAAAAATTAGCAGGTATGTATCCCCTGCTAATTCCGACTATCCTGCGACTGATGGTTCTTCATCTCTCCATAGATTACCTACAAAGTTTTGGTCTAATTCCTTAATGTACGAAGGAACCACTTTTTTTACAAAACGTTCCTTTTTCAATTTTAATATGGTAGCTTCTACTAGTTCTTGATCCATATACACCAAAACATATCGCAATCGTTTGGAATGGTAAACAATATCTCCATATTGGCTGAGTTTACGTGCATCACGATTGTAGTGTAAATAGACAGTTAAGCAGGTGCGATTTTTCTTCTCAAACATGTCTTCTCCTCTAAAAATTCTCTTTCTATATTATACCGTTTTCAATGATAAATGAAAAGCTCCAACTACCTGTAAAAGAGTTGGAGCTAATAGGAATAGTCAGTGTTATTACATATTTTTCGCTGCTTATTTGACTTTTGTATTGTCCATAATCTGGTCAATAAAACCGTAAGCCAAGGTTTCTTCTGCTGACATCCAGTAATCACGTTCTGCATCCTTATGGATTTGCTTGACTGTCTTACCTGAATTATCTGCCAAGATTTTTTCTAGCTTATTACGTGTTTTTAATAGGTGTTCTGCTGCAATAGCCATGTCTGTTTGCTGAGTGCCACCACCTGTTCCACCCATCGGTTGGTGAATCATGTACTCTGCATTTGGCAACATGAAACGTTTGCCCTTGGCACCGCTTGATGCAATGATGGTTCCCATGCTCGCAGCTGTTCCCATAACGATGGTTTGAACATCAGCTTTAATGAAATTCATCGTGTCTACAATGGCAAGACCTGCTGACACCGATCCCCCTGGCGTATTAACATAGAGGTAAATATCCTTTGTAGGATCTTGGGCATCAAGGAAAAGCAATTGTGCAATAATCGAATTAGCCATGTTGTCCTCAACTGGTCCTGTCAACATGATAATGCGATCCTTGAGCAAACGGGAATAAATATCATACGAGCGCTCACCACGGCTAGTTTGTTCAATAACTACTGGAATCATAAAATTACTCCTTTTCGAGATTTTCTGTACCCATTATATATGAATAGTCAAAATTGGTCAAATAAAAAACACGATTTCAGGAAATGAAAAAGAAACCAGCAGAGCTGATTCCTTTTAATCAATTATTTTGTACCGAACAAGCGGTCACCTGCATCTCCTAAACCTGGTACGATGTAGCCTTTTTCATTGAGTTTTTCATCCAAAGCTGCTGTGTAAATATCAATGTCTGGATGTGCATCTTGAAGAGCTTTTACACCTTCTGGAGCTGAAACAAGAGCAACAAATTTGATATTTGAAGCACCACGTTTTTTCAATGAATCAACTGCAAGAATAGCTGAACCACCTGTAGCAAGCATTGGGTCAACTACAAAAATATGACGTTGATCAATGTCTTCTGGTAATTTCACAAGATACTCAACGGGTTGAAGGGTTTCTTCATCGCGGTACATACCGATGTGACCAACTTTAGCTGCTGGTACCAAGCTTAGCAAACCATCAACCATACCAACACCTGCACGAAGAATTGGTACGATAGCTAATTTTTTACCTGCAATTTGTTTCTGAACTGTTTTAGTGATTGGCGTTTCAATCTCCACATCTTCAAGTGGCAAGTCACGCAAAACTTCGTAACCCATCAGCATCGCGATTTCATTAACCAACTCACGAAAATCCTTTGTTGAAGTAGATGTACGACGAAGGATAGACAACTTATGCTGAATGAGTGGGTGTGAAATGACTTGGAATTTCCCCATGATGATAAAACCTCTCTTTTTTGTTTTTTCTATTTTACCAAAAAAATTGAAAAAATGCTTGAGAATATGGCAAATTTATTTATTTTTTGAAAACGATAGCTTCAAAAGGTCTCAACATCCCTTTATTAATCGCCTCTTCGTTTTCATAATTGTTCATGAAAATAGAATATTCTTCCACAGCTATAGTATAAGCCTGCTCCTGGCTTGAAAAGTTTACTAATATGATGAAATCATCCTGTTCATCATATTTACGGTAGGCCATTATCGAGCTATTTCCAGTCTCCATCACTTCATATTTTCCTTCAGACATACAAGGATACTCTTTCCGAAGAGCAATTAATTTTTTATAGGTATAGAAAAGCGATCGTTTGTCTGCAAGTGCTTTTTCAACGTTGATGTCTTTGACAGTATCTCCCAAAGCCAGCCAGGCTTGACCTGTACTGAAGCCCGCTCCTTCTGCCTCTGTCCATTGCATTGGACGGCGAGCATTATCACGACCTTTGGCATTTATAGAAGTAATCAATTCCTCCTTGGTGAAGCCATTTTCAATCCGTTCCGCATACATGCGACGTGTTTCAATATCGTCCGCTTGGCTAATATCCGTAATCGGTGTATTAATCATACCAATTTCCTCACCTTGGTAGATATAAGGTGTCCCTGACATAAAATGAAGATAAATAGCCAACATTTTACCACTTAGCTCACGAAATGCAGGTCGATCATCACCGAAGCGAGAAATGGCACGAGGTAAATCGTGGTTATTCCAGAAAAGCGAGTTCCAGCCTTTACCAACCAGTTCAGTCTGCCATTTGGATAGAACCTTATGTAGACGAGCTGGATCAAGCGGTGCCAAATCCCACTTTTCTTTCCCTTCCTGCTGATCAAGTCCTACGTGTTCAAATTGGAAAATCATCGAAAATTCTTTTCGGTCAGGATGCGAATATAACTGAGCATTTTCTGGATTGGCACTCCAGGTTTCCCCAACAGTCACTAAGTCATAAGCACCAAAGGTTTTCTCATTTAATTCCTGAATAAGAGGATGGAGAGTCGGTCCATCGGCTGTAATTAATTTTTCTGGTTCTTTTCCAATCAAATCAATCACATCTAGCCTGAAACCACCGACACCTTTTTCAATCCAAAAATTAATCATATCCCAGATTTCTTGTTTCAGAGCAGGATTTTTCCAGTTCAAATCCGGTTGCTTAACAGAGAATTGGTGGAGGTAGTATTTGTTCAGATGTGGAACGTATTCCCAAGCGGAGCCTGAAAAGGTCGAGCGTAATTCATTCGGCTCATCAGCCCAAACATAATAATCATAATAGGGATTATCTGGTCCTTTGAGGGCTTCTTGAAACCAGAAATGTTCATCCGAGGTATGATTGAGCACTAAATCCATGATTATTTTGATATTGCGCTTATGGCCTTCTGCAATCAGCTCTTCCATATCTTCCATGGTCCCAAATTCTGGAGCAATTCCTTGGTAGTCACTGATGTCGTAACCATTGTCATCCATGGGGGACTGATAAACAGGACTGAGCCAAATAGCATCAATTCCAAGCTCGTGAAGATAATCTAATCGGCTGATAATCCCTCTAATATCCCCTACTCCATCTCCATTTGAATCTTGAAAACTACGAGGGTAAATTTGGTAAATGACGGACTTCTTCCACCAATCTGTTTTTTGTATTTCTGGCATTTGATTGATCCTTTCTGTACAATCTTATTTACGCAAGAAAAAGAGGAATCCCCCCTCTTTCTATATAATCATATTATAACTCAATTGTGGTAATTTTTCCCTCTTCAATTTCAACAATTTCAAAGGATTTTTCTTTTAGGTTTGCTGTTAGACGGGCAGACACCCCTGCATCTTGATTATTCCAGAAAATTTCCATACTTGTTTCATCCAACATCTTAACAGATAACTCTCCGTCGAAAGCTGGACTTGTATTGCGGAATTTAAGGAGTTTGAACAAGGATTGTACCACTGGCCGTTGCACTTCCTGCTCAATTTCTTCCAAATCATAGTAATGGCGATTGATATTGCGGCCTTCCTTACTTGATTCCAAAAGCTCAATATCATTTTCACCTGCTAGTAAACCAACGTAGTAAATCTGTGGAATACCTGGTGCAAAGCATTGGAGAACACGCGCCAATAGATAAGCTTGATCATTATTGCCAAGAGCAGAATAATAAGTACAGTTAATCTGATAAATATCCAAATTATTATAGGCTTCAGTGCTATAAATTTTCTTCACATTGGCACCTTGTGCATACAAGGCTTCACGGGTCTCCTCTGTCTCCTCATCCGTCAGCAAATCCTTAACATCCACAACACCGATTCCATCATGTGTATCAAGAGTTGTAAATTGCTTGCGAGGGCAAATCTCCATCCAGTGAACCAGGCGATTGACATGACCAGAATACAAAGCGTGGAGAACTAGCATTGGCAAGGCAAAATCATAAACATAATAATCTTGCTCGGCAATTTTCTGCTGAATGGTGTAGTGTTCATGAATTTCTGGTAAGATTTCTACATCTTTTGGTGCCAATAACTGACGTGGAAAATGGAGCATTTCCCAAATATCAGGCTCCACAAAGAAACAATTGGTTCCGATTTTTTTATTGGCATAAGCAAAGGCGTCCAAACGAATAATCGAAGCACCATGCTCTGCCAACTGTTCCAAATTTTCTTGGATGAAACGACGGGTTGTCTCCGTTGTCACATCTAAATCAATCTGCTGTTCATCAAAGGTACACCACACCTTCTCTTCACTACCATCAGCAAATGTTGCAATTCGATATGGAGCACGAGGTTTACGCTTATAGATCAAATCAACATCTTCTTGCGTTGGCTCACCATTTGGCCAAAAGTTTTTATAGCGAATAAACAAATCCGCATAAGCTGATTCATCTTTCTTTTCAAGAAAATCAAGGAAATAAGGAGATTTTGCAGAAATATGATTGATCATAAAATCGAACATCAGATAATAGTCCTTGCTTAGTGCTTCAATATCTGACCAATCTCCAAATGCAGGGTCCACCTTTGTATAGTCCATTGGCGCAAACCCACGGTCACCTGATGATGGGAAAAACGGCAGAATATGGATACCTCCCACAACATCCTTTAATGGACCTTCGAGGACTTTTTTCAAATCTTTAAGATTCTTGCCTAAACTATCCGAATAGGTAATTAACATAGCTTGATTTTTAATTTTCATAGACTTTCTCCTTTGTAAGCCTTTTCTTTTTTGCTATTTTATAAAAGGTTGAACTAGTCAACCTTAGTAATTATTTGACAGAACCACTTGTCATACCTGAAATAATATGTTTTTGGAAGATGAGGTAAACAAGTAAGATTGGGATAATTCCTACAACATAGGATGCAAATGATGGGCCATAGTCACTAAAATACATACCTTGGTAATTGTATTGGAAAAGTGGTAAGGTCCACATGCTTTGATCACGATTCAAAACCAAGAGCGGCAAGAGGAAATCATTCCAGACCCAGAGGGCATTGATAATCAAAACCGTTGCATGCATGGGTTTCATGAGTGGGAAAATGATTTTCCAGTACATAGTAAATTTATCACAGCCATCAATAGCTGCCGCCTCATCCATTTCTTCAGGAACAATGGTCTTAATATAACCGACGTAGAGGAAGAGGGCCTGAGGAACTGCATAGGTCAAATATAGAATAATCAAACCGACAATATTGTTCAAACCAAGGCTTGACATTAATTTGGTCATTGGGAGCATAATCACTTGGAAAGGTACAAATATCCCAATAATCAAGAAAAAGTAGATAAAGTTAAACACTGTCTGGCGTTTCATTTGACGGGCTACGGCGAAAGCTGCCATTGGAATAACAAGTAGAATCAAGCCAATTGCTACAATCGTAATCAAGGCTGAATTACCAAAATATTGTACAATCCCATCATTAAACAGGCGTTCATAGTTGCTCAAAGTAAACTCTTGTGGCAAACCAAAGAAATTTCCTGTAATTTCCTTTGTTGGTTTAAAAGAACTGATAATGGTTACCAATAGTGGAATAAACATGAACAATATCCCACTAAAGAGAACTAAGTAAACCCACCAATTTTTCTGTTTTTGATTATTCATGTCTGTCCTCCTAAATTTCAAATTTCTTCGAAATTCTCATCTGAATCAATGAGATGACAATAATGAAGATGAAGAGTACTACAGCCAAAGCATTGGCATAAGAGAATTTATTGTCTACAAAGGCATAGTTGTAAACGAGTAAACCCAAGGATTCTGTTTTGCCATCTGGGCCACCACTTGTCAGTGCAAAGATAAGGTCAAATGCTGTCAAACCTGACTTCATTGCCAAGATGAACACCATACTGATAGATGGTAATAAGAAAGGAAGTTCAATATTGAAGAACTGTTGAGAACGACTTGCACCATCAATAGCTGCTGCTTCCTTCACATCTTCTGGAATACTTTGTAAGCCAGACAGGAAGATGATAACTGGCATAGCCAATCCTTGCCAGAGAGCCACAAAAAGTACAGCTGGAATAACAGTATTTTCTTGTACCAATAAGTTTTCCATCAACCAATCGATATGAAGGATTTCTCCAATCTGTGTAAAACCATAGTTGAACAATTGGACAAAAATCAATCCTAAAGTGACTGTGGATAGCACTGCTGGGAAGAAATACCAAGTTCTAAAGAAACCAACAGCTTTAATCTTACGATTGAGGAGACTAGCCAACCAAATCCCTATAACAATTTCTCCGATGACCAAACCAATGGTGAAGATAATGGTAAAAGTCATGGATGTATAAAAATCAGGATTCTTCAAGATATCTAGATAGTTTTGAATACCTATCAAACTAAAATCTGATGTCAATCCATTCCAATCCGTCAAGCTATAATAGATACCTGTAAATAGAGGATAGAAGAAAAAGATTAACTGTAAGCCAATTGGTATGGCAACAAATAGATAGGGCCAATATTTGG
This region of Streptococcus suis genomic DNA includes:
- a CDS encoding ABC transporter ATP-binding protein yields the protein MALLEVKDLTKNFGGLTAVGDVTMELHEGELVGLIGPNGAGKTTLFNLLTGVYEPSEGTISLAGTILNGKAPSKIASLGLGRTFQNIRLFKNMTVLENVLIGLGNHGKSEVFASFFRLPAFYKNEEALKTKALELLKIFDLDGDADTLAKNLPYGQQRRLEIVRALATEPKILFLDEPAAGMNPQETAELTQLIRKIKEEFGITIILIEHDMSLVMEVTERIYVLEYGRLIAHGTPEEIRNNKRVIEAYLGGEA
- a CDS encoding branched-chain amino acid ABC transporter permease; this encodes MKQNLKVNAIWLAILLAGFGLIQGLVSAGILNFYYIQIVQQIGIQIILAVGLNLIVGFSGQFSLGHAGFMAIGAYAVGILGKMMPTYGGFAIALIVGMLISGAVALLVGIPTLRLKGDYLAIATLGVAEIIRILIINGGSVTNGAAGIMSIPLFTSWPLVYIFVIITTLVTVNFLRSPMGRATISVREDEIAAESVGVNPTFVKVSAFVFGAMTAAIAGGLHAGYVGTIVPKDFAFMTSVNVLIIIVLGGLGSITGTFVAAIVLGILNVFLKSYSDISMIIYSLALILLMIFRPGGLLGTKEFSVAALLKKKEVK
- a CDS encoding branched-chain amino acid ABC transporter permease, whose amino-acid sequence is MLQQLVNGLILGSVYALLALGYTMVYGIIKLINFAHGDLYMMGAFMGYFLLNNLTFIADGGTRFFVALILAMVGTAILGVVIEFLAYRPLRNSTRIAALITAIGVSFFLEYTMIKFFTADVKAFPQAIEAVTFNLGPVSVTNIQLIILGVSLALMVALQLIVKRTKMGKAMRAVSVDSDAAQLMGINVNRTISFTFALGSALAGAAGVLLGLYYNQIEPLMGMTPGLKAFVAAVLGGIGIIPGAALGGFVIGIIETFTYVIEFDTFRDAIVYTVLIIILLVRPSGILGKNVKEKV
- a CDS encoding ABC transporter substrate-binding protein, whose product is MKTRKFAVALATFASAALLAACGNVSTTNTSAAGSSVGDTFKIGYNLELSGAVSSYGQTEEKGANLAVKEINAAGGIDGKKIEVITKDNKSETAEAATVATSLASEGANVVIGPATSGASAASIPALTSAGVPMITPSGTQTNLVVNDKGEVQEYFFRTTFTDGYQGQIMAKYATENLSAKKVVLYFDNSSDYGKGVAEAFKKAYKGEIVSEITFASGDKDFQAALTKLKDKEFDAIIMPGYYNETGTIVKQARGLGIDKPILGSDGFDSPQFTELATASAASNVYYLSGFVTSASEKAKAFYDAYVKEYNEEPSMFSALAYDSVYMAAEAAKGAADSAAVKTNLAALKDFEGVTGTMSVDKEHNVVKSVYVVGLTNGEESSVDTISID
- a CDS encoding YlbG family protein, whose product is MFEKKNRTCLTVYLHYNRDARKLSQYGDIVYHSKRLRYVLVYMDQELVEATILKLKKERFVKKVVPSYIKELDQNFVGNLWRDEEPSVAG
- a CDS encoding ATP-dependent Clp protease proteolytic subunit, giving the protein MSKRSNFMIPVVIEQTSRGERSYDIYSRLLKDRIIMLTGPVEDNMANSIIAQLLFLDAQDPTKDIYLYVNTPGGSVSAGLAIVDTMNFIKADVQTIVMGTAASMGTIIASSGAKGKRFMLPNAEYMIHQPMGGTGGGTQQTDMAIAAEHLLKTRNKLEKILADNSGKTVKQIHKDAERDYWMSAEETLAYGFIDQIMDNTKVK
- the upp gene encoding uracil phosphoribosyltransferase, yielding MGKFQVISHPLIQHKLSILRRTSTSTKDFRELVNEIAMLMGYEVLRDLPLEDVEIETPITKTVQKQIAGKKLAIVPILRAGVGMVDGLLSLVPAAKVGHIGMYRDEETLQPVEYLVKLPEDIDQRHIFVVDPMLATGGSAILAVDSLKKRGASNIKFVALVSAPEGVKALQDAHPDIDIYTAALDEKLNEKGYIVPGLGDAGDRLFGTK
- a CDS encoding glycoside hydrolase family 13 protein; translated protein: MPEIQKTDWWKKSVIYQIYPRSFQDSNGDGVGDIRGIISRLDYLHELGIDAIWLSPVYQSPMDDNGYDISDYQGIAPEFGTMEDMEELIAEGHKRNIKIIMDLVLNHTSDEHFWFQEALKGPDNPYYDYYVWADEPNELRSTFSGSAWEYVPHLNKYYLHQFSVKQPDLNWKNPALKQEIWDMINFWIEKGVGGFRLDVIDLIGKEPEKLITADGPTLHPLIQELNEKTFGAYDLVTVGETWSANPENAQLYSHPDRKEFSMIFQFEHVGLDQQEGKEKWDLAPLDPARLHKVLSKWQTELVGKGWNSLFWNNHDLPRAISRFGDDRPAFRELSGKMLAIYLHFMSGTPYIYQGEEIGMINTPITDISQADDIETRRMYAERIENGFTKEELITSINAKGRDNARRPMQWTEAEGAGFSTGQAWLALGDTVKDINVEKALADKRSLFYTYKKLIALRKEYPCMSEGKYEVMETGNSSIMAYRKYDEQDDFIILVNFSSQEQAYTIAVEEYSIFMNNYENEEAINKGMLRPFEAIVFKK
- the gtfA gene encoding sucrose phosphorylase, yielding MKIKNQAMLITYSDSLGKNLKDLKKVLEGPLKDVVGGIHILPFFPSSGDRGFAPMDYTKVDPAFGDWSDIEALSKDYYLMFDFMINHISAKSPYFLDFLEKKDESAYADLFIRYKNFWPNGEPTQEDVDLIYKRKPRAPYRIATFADGSEEKVWCTFDEQQIDLDVTTETTRRFIQENLEQLAEHGASIIRLDAFAYANKKIGTNCFFVEPDIWEMLHFPRQLLAPKDVEILPEIHEHYTIQQKIAEQDYYVYDFALPMLVLHALYSGHVNRLVHWMEICPRKQFTTLDTHDGIGVVDVKDLLTDEETEETREALYAQGANVKKIYSTEAYNNLDIYQINCTYYSALGNNDQAYLLARVLQCFAPGIPQIYYVGLLAGENDIELLESSKEGRNINRHYYDLEEIEQEVQRPVVQSLFKLLKFRNTSPAFDGELSVKMLDETSMEIFWNNQDAGVSARLTANLKEKSFEIVEIEEGKITTIEL
- a CDS encoding carbohydrate ABC transporter permease, with the protein product MNNQKQKNWWVYLVLFSGILFMFIPLLVTIISSFKPTKEITGNFFGLPQEFTLSNYERLFNDGIVQYFGNSALITIVAIGLILLVIPMAAFAVARQMKRQTVFNFIYFFLIIGIFVPFQVIMLPMTKLMSSLGLNNIVGLIILYLTYAVPQALFLYVGYIKTIVPEEMDEAAAIDGCDKFTMYWKIIFPLMKPMHATVLIINALWVWNDFLLPLLVLNRDQSMWTLPLFQYNYQGMYFSDYGPSFASYVVGIIPILLVYLIFQKHIISGMTSGSVK
- a CDS encoding carbohydrate ABC transporter permease — its product is MNQKGFIAKYWPYLFVAIPIGLQLIFFFYPLFTGIYYSLTDWNGLTSDFSLIGIQNYLDILKNPDFYTSMTFTIIFTIGLVIGEIVIGIWLASLLNRKIKAVGFFRTWYFFPAVLSTVTLGLIFVQLFNYGFTQIGEILHIDWLMENLLVQENTVIPAVLFVALWQGLAMPVIIFLSGLQSIPEDVKEAAAIDGASRSQQFFNIELPFLLPSISMVFILAMKSGLTAFDLIFALTSGGPDGKTESLGLLVYNYAFVDNKFSYANALAVVLFIFIIVISLIQMRISKKFEI